From Caldicellulosiruptor hydrothermalis 108, a single genomic window includes:
- a CDS encoding PhzF family phenazine biosynthesis protein has protein sequence MKLYQVDAFTDKLFHGNPAGVCILEDSLSEEVMQNIAMEMNLSETAFLQSQGDYYLLRWFTPETEVDLCGHATLASAHILWEEGYVEKEKEIVFHTKSGILKAKKEGEYITLDFPLEEPKAASAPENLVKALNIPFLYVGKNRMDYLVETESEEILRDLKPDFELLKKVDTRGVIVTAKSSSPEFDFVSRFFAPKVGVNEDPVTGSAHAALAPYWSKKLQKTQLVAYQASKRGGVLKLRIDDQRVYISGKAITFFKTEIKDCR, from the coding sequence ATGAAGCTATATCAGGTAGATGCATTTACAGATAAGTTATTTCACGGTAACCCAGCGGGGGTTTGTATATTAGAAGATTCATTGAGTGAAGAGGTAATGCAAAATATTGCAATGGAGATGAACTTGTCTGAAACTGCTTTTTTACAAAGTCAAGGTGATTATTATTTACTAAGATGGTTTACCCCTGAAACAGAGGTTGATCTTTGCGGTCATGCAACCTTGGCAAGTGCTCATATTTTGTGGGAAGAAGGTTATGTTGAAAAAGAAAAAGAGATTGTTTTTCACACAAAAAGCGGTATTCTCAAAGCAAAAAAAGAAGGTGAGTATATTACACTTGATTTTCCTTTGGAAGAGCCCAAAGCGGCAAGTGCGCCAGAAAATCTTGTTAAAGCATTGAATATTCCATTTTTGTACGTGGGAAAAAACAGAATGGACTACTTGGTTGAAACTGAAAGTGAAGAAATATTAAGAGATCTCAAACCAGATTTTGAATTACTTAAGAAAGTGGATACGCGAGGAGTAATTGTGACTGCCAAATCTTCAAGCCCTGAATTTGACTTTGTTTCAAGATTTTTTGCGCCAAAAGTAGGTGTAAATGAAGACCCTGTGACTGGCTCTGCCCACGCTGCTTTAGCACCGTACTGGAGCAAAAAGCTGCAAAAGACACAACTTGTGGCTTATCAGGCTTCAAAAAGAGGAGGGGTGCTAAAACTCAGAATAGATGACCAAAGAGTGTATATAAGCGGCAAGGCAATTACTTTTTTCAAGACAGAAATAAAGGACTGCCGATAG
- a CDS encoding glycosyl hydrolase, translating into MKISKYIKEAMLNGVKIVKEHISGEDVYSALPESDRFEIEFCIEIEKSGYYNLYLNYKIEKYTKAVYLVDIEGLCHGDIRLHSESGEVSKMKIGRAFLEKGQKKIKIYGGWGVAHIYAIELEEDKLQNYSAPSFDLSNKNASDKCKKLMEYFSKIYSKAIIAGQHTNTAAGPEIAYLEYQTGKKPALRGFDFLSYTRHTITDNMTYDAIFEVTLNRGSVEEAIKWHKEFGGIVTFCLHWFSPTGGSDKTFYTKNTDFDIEAALCPNTKENKLLIEDIYEIGKWLKIMADADVPVIFRPLHEADGRWFWWGAKGPEAYKRLYYLLYDVYTNCFKLNNLIWVWNAPHPDWRIEKDYYDVAGVDFYAPPQNYGPLSFWYDYVYELIETKKPIALTENGPIPDPDKLQSSKTYWLWFMPWWGGFTTDGKINSFEHLRKVYNHPYVITLDKFDLFRR; encoded by the coding sequence ATGAAGATAAGCAAATATATAAAAGAAGCAATGTTAAATGGAGTAAAAATTGTAAAAGAACATATCAGCGGGGAAGATGTTTATAGTGCTTTGCCTGAATCAGACAGATTTGAAATTGAGTTTTGCATAGAAATAGAAAAAAGTGGTTATTACAATCTATATTTGAATTATAAAATAGAAAAGTACACAAAAGCTGTCTATCTCGTAGATATAGAGGGATTGTGTCATGGCGATATTAGATTGCATTCTGAATCGGGTGAAGTTTCAAAAATGAAGATTGGGAGAGCCTTCTTAGAAAAAGGTCAGAAAAAAATCAAAATTTATGGTGGCTGGGGAGTAGCTCACATATATGCAATTGAACTTGAAGAGGATAAGTTGCAAAATTACAGTGCTCCTTCATTTGATCTTTCAAACAAAAATGCCTCTGATAAATGCAAAAAATTGATGGAATATTTTTCAAAGATTTATAGCAAGGCAATTATTGCAGGCCAGCACACAAACACAGCAGCAGGACCAGAAATTGCATATTTAGAATATCAAACAGGCAAAAAGCCAGCTCTTCGAGGCTTTGATTTTCTCAGCTATACAAGACACACCATTACTGATAATATGACCTACGATGCAATATTTGAAGTAACGCTAAATCGGGGTTCTGTTGAAGAAGCAATTAAATGGCACAAAGAGTTTGGAGGAATTGTGACATTTTGCTTGCATTGGTTTTCTCCAACAGGAGGTAGTGACAAAACATTTTATACCAAAAACACTGATTTTGACATAGAGGCTGCTCTTTGTCCTAATACTAAAGAAAACAAGCTGCTGATAGAGGATATATATGAAATTGGCAAGTGGCTAAAAATCATGGCAGATGCAGATGTGCCTGTTATTTTCAGACCTCTTCATGAAGCTGATGGCAGATGGTTTTGGTGGGGAGCAAAAGGGCCTGAAGCTTACAAAAGGCTTTACTATCTTTTGTATGATGTATATACTAATTGCTTTAAGCTAAACAATCTCATATGGGTTTGGAATGCACCACATCCTGATTGGAGAATAGAAAAAGACTACTATGATGTTGCAGGGGTTGATTTTTATGCCCCACCCCAAAACTATGGTCCTCTTTCATTTTGGTATGATTATGTCTATGAGCTGATAGAAACTAAAAAACCCATAGCTTTAACAGAAAACGGGCCAATTCCTGACCCAGATAAACTGCAAAGTTCAAAGACTTATTGGCTTTGGTTTATGCCTTGGTGGGGTGGATTTACGACTGATGGTAAGATAAATTCGTTTGAACATCTGAGAAAGGTTTATAACCACCCTTACGTAATAACACTTGATAAATTCGACTTATTTAGAAGATGA
- a CDS encoding RNA-guided endonuclease InsQ/TnpB family protein produces MYKTQKNHIRCDKQTYRLLRQLCHFSKNLYNYALYHIRQHYFKTQEYLRYESVYHLVKENENYRLLPSQVAQQTLISVDEAFKSFLSLLKAKKDGKVDERVSMPKYLPKDGMYQIVFPRDQFKTEDKKVRLSLGRSFAKEFGVRYLYFELPQTVSGKKLKEVRIVPRLNGRWFEVEYVYEEEHKLSIFDLSRYLGVDLGLDNFAAVVDTIGTAFLIEGRYIKSVNRWYNKQRARLQSIYSKQGIKCGRKLAQISLKRQHIIDNFLNQAVSLIIKHCLNNQIGTVVVGKMKGIKHKIDLGVVNNQNFVGIPYDKFKRKLKSKCMYYGIRYMEVDESYTSQRCSRCGQVCKSSRRYRGLYVCRKCGCVVNADVNGAINILAKVAGESAKEQITSSGCVSHPVRIRVA; encoded by the coding sequence ATGTACAAAACACAGAAAAATCATATAAGATGTGATAAACAAACATACAGACTGCTACGTCAGCTTTGCCACTTTTCAAAAAACTTGTACAACTATGCTTTGTATCATATAAGGCAACACTACTTTAAAACTCAGGAATATCTGCGATATGAAAGTGTATATCATCTTGTGAAAGAGAACGAAAACTACAGACTTTTGCCATCACAGGTTGCCCAGCAAACACTTATTTCAGTGGACGAAGCATTTAAATCTTTTCTAAGTCTTTTGAAAGCCAAAAAAGATGGGAAGGTAGATGAAAGAGTTTCAATGCCAAAATACCTGCCGAAAGATGGGATGTATCAGATAGTTTTTCCGAGGGACCAGTTCAAGACAGAAGACAAAAAAGTACGATTGAGTCTTGGCAGGAGTTTTGCAAAAGAGTTTGGTGTAAGGTACTTGTATTTTGAGTTGCCACAAACTGTTTCAGGCAAAAAGCTCAAGGAAGTCAGGATAGTACCAAGGCTTAATGGCAGATGGTTTGAGGTTGAGTATGTGTATGAAGAAGAGCATAAGCTGAGTATTTTTGATTTGAGCAGATATTTAGGGGTAGACTTAGGGCTTGACAATTTTGCAGCGGTGGTTGATACCATCGGGACTGCCTTTTTGATAGAAGGCAGGTATATAAAATCAGTCAACCGATGGTACAACAAACAAAGAGCAAGACTTCAGTCAATCTACAGCAAGCAGGGAATAAAATGTGGCAGAAAACTTGCTCAGATTTCTCTTAAAAGACAGCATATAATTGACAACTTTTTGAATCAAGCTGTAAGTTTGATAATCAAGCACTGTTTGAACAATCAAATAGGTACAGTAGTTGTTGGCAAGATGAAAGGCATAAAGCATAAAATAGACCTTGGGGTTGTAAACAATCAAAATTTTGTGGGAATACCATATGACAAGTTCAAGAGGAAGCTAAAATCAAAGTGCATGTATTATGGTATAAGATATATGGAAGTGGATGAGAGTTATACATCACAAAGATGTAGCAGATGTGGGCAAGTTTGCAAAAGTAGCAGAAGATACAGGGGATTGTATGTATGCAGAAAGTGTGGGTGTGTAGTAAATGCGGATGTAAACGGGGCGATAAATATACTTGCAAAGGTAGCTGGTGAGTCTGCGAAAGAGCAGATAACCAGTAGTGGGTGTGTGAGCCACCCTGTGAGAATAAGGGTAGCGTAG
- a CDS encoding ABC transporter ATP-binding protein, which produces MILKTENLTKEYSSKNGCFNINLEIEKPMVFGLLGPNGAGKSTLVKTLVGLLRPTRGKAFLLGKPLDDIVIKSKIGYLPENFKYPDWMTAYEVMEFHCQLLRMKNYKNEIYSLLEKVGIIEHKDKKIRWFSKGMQQRLGLAVSMLNRPEIIFLDEPTSALDPIGRIDVRNIIIELKNQGTTVFLNSHLLSEVEKVCDMVAIINKGYIVAMGTIDELTRKALKVTFVLDKVDSKLFEIMSLKNINVLTHSQNTLEVELSSHEDIPILVEEFVKSGYKIYEVKKSQELENVFLQVIGEGFF; this is translated from the coding sequence TTGATACTGAAAACAGAAAACCTTACAAAAGAATATTCGTCTAAAAACGGGTGCTTTAATATAAACCTTGAAATAGAAAAACCTATGGTGTTTGGGCTTTTAGGTCCAAATGGTGCTGGAAAAAGTACACTTGTAAAAACCCTTGTGGGGCTTTTGAGACCCACAAGGGGAAAGGCTTTTTTGCTTGGGAAACCTCTTGATGATATTGTTATTAAATCAAAAATAGGCTATCTTCCTGAAAATTTTAAATACCCTGACTGGATGACAGCTTATGAGGTTATGGAATTTCACTGCCAGCTTTTAAGAATGAAAAACTACAAAAATGAGATTTATTCTCTGCTTGAAAAGGTAGGTATAATTGAACACAAAGACAAAAAGATAAGGTGGTTTAGCAAAGGGATGCAGCAGAGGCTTGGACTTGCAGTGAGTATGCTAAACAGACCTGAGATAATATTCTTAGATGAGCCAACCTCTGCACTTGACCCAATTGGCAGAATTGATGTGAGAAATATAATAATTGAATTAAAAAACCAAGGAACAACAGTGTTTCTAAACTCACACCTTTTGTCTGAGGTCGAAAAGGTTTGCGACATGGTTGCTATAATCAACAAAGGGTATATCGTTGCGATGGGGACAATTGATGAGCTCACAAGAAAAGCCTTAAAGGTAACTTTTGTGCTGGATAAAGTAGATAGCAAATTATTTGAAATTATGAGTTTGAAAAATATAAATGTCTTGACTCATTCGCAAAATACCTTAGAGGTAGAACTTTCTTCGCATGAAGACATACCCATCCTTGTTGAGGAATTTGTGAAAAGTGGTTATAAGATATACGAAGTTAAAAAATCCCAAGAGCTTGAAAATGTGTTCTTGCAGGTTATAGGAGAGGGGTTTTTCTGA
- a CDS encoding anti-sigma factor family protein translates to MCYSEGKLQELIDGVLSKEESLQIKKHLLVCRKCRKLYNELKETDEFVSMKMQKVLNLSANNKKGGLLSMLNKNRKVVLTAALALVFLVSIIFTPFGKALSDALKIFRASSIEPVAITISDLQEIESKLQQINANSTIDLKQFGKIDFKSSENNSIYVESLNSTEFESAKNIFKKYNINPDEIAYLWQKENIKSMMINENPNIELKFKLDIDKVNQLLKSLGSKTLLPQALDQKEFVLTIEGALNLMFYPIKNSEESKKGTVYMIPSLEIGIVKVPKLTTPVELDEVKIYETIANLPFVPNNIRSQLLSIKDPLSTLPVPVNKDEYDYKKISIAGNSGLIVYHKNNPDDSAILWVDHNNSVKYIKAESTSEQKLLELANLLK, encoded by the coding sequence ATGTGCTATAGCGAAGGAAAGCTCCAAGAGCTTATTGATGGGGTGCTTTCTAAAGAAGAAAGTTTGCAAATAAAAAAACATCTTCTTGTGTGCAGAAAGTGCAGAAAACTCTACAATGAACTGAAGGAGACAGATGAGTTTGTATCTATGAAAATGCAAAAAGTCCTCAATTTAAGCGCAAATAACAAAAAGGGAGGGTTATTGAGCATGCTTAATAAAAATAGAAAAGTTGTTCTTACAGCAGCTTTAGCACTTGTTTTTTTAGTCAGCATAATATTTACACCATTTGGAAAGGCTTTATCAGATGCTTTGAAAATTTTCAGAGCTTCATCCATAGAGCCAGTTGCAATTACTATTTCTGACCTTCAGGAAATTGAAAGCAAGCTGCAGCAGATTAATGCTAATTCTACAATTGATTTAAAACAATTTGGGAAAATTGATTTTAAAAGCTCAGAAAATAATAGCATATATGTGGAATCATTAAACTCAACTGAATTTGAATCTGCAAAGAACATTTTTAAAAAATACAATATAAATCCTGATGAAATAGCTTATCTTTGGCAAAAAGAAAATATCAAGAGTATGATGATAAATGAGAATCCAAATATAGAATTAAAATTCAAACTTGACATTGACAAAGTAAACCAGCTCTTAAAATCACTTGGCTCCAAAACCCTGCTACCTCAAGCACTTGACCAGAAAGAGTTTGTGCTTACCATAGAAGGTGCACTTAATTTAATGTTCTACCCTATAAAAAATTCTGAAGAGTCCAAAAAAGGTACTGTATATATGATACCTTCATTAGAAATAGGAATTGTAAAAGTTCCAAAGTTAACAACCCCAGTTGAATTAGATGAGGTTAAAATATATGAAACAATAGCAAACTTACCGTTTGTTCCAAACAATATAAGGTCTCAGCTTCTTTCAATCAAAGACCCTCTTTCAACACTCCCTGTACCTGTGAACAAAGATGAATACGATTATAAGAAAATTAGCATTGCAGGTAATAGCGGACTTATTGTCTACCATAAAAACAATCCTGATGATAGTGCTATTTTATGGGTGGACCACAATAATAGTGTAAAATATATTAAAGCAGAGTCTACCTCCGAGCAAAAGCTTCTTGAACTTGCAAATTTGCTAAAATAA
- a CDS encoding ABC transporter permease: protein MAAIIRYSFKEFVRKKIFLITILMSAAFLFLYSWGLKEIAENLKQQSTMMTFAMQQVTVFSSLGFYFSHLMVAFLVVFATSGIISSEIENYNVHTIIVRPIARWKYVLARYLGALIFITLYSTAIFFSIYTINKTLGFSIDHTISQVVLGWLLFELIAIVLLTVTIFFSTSFSTLATGILVVLLFGFAMIGGFLEQIGYAIADFSKASTTLQTIGIVSSLILPTDNIYREMANILFKSNLIDFSTIDPFAGISKNSIYMRIYWFFYVFALMYLTIKRFDKKDLT, encoded by the coding sequence ATGGCGGCAATAATAAGATACTCTTTTAAAGAATTTGTGAGAAAGAAAATATTTTTGATTACAATTTTGATGTCAGCAGCCTTTTTGTTTTTGTACAGTTGGGGGTTAAAAGAAATAGCAGAAAATCTAAAACAGCAAAGTACTATGATGACATTTGCAATGCAGCAGGTTACTGTATTTTCATCGCTTGGGTTTTACTTTTCACACCTGATGGTTGCTTTTTTGGTTGTGTTCGCAACATCAGGAATAATTTCGTCTGAGATTGAAAATTACAATGTCCACACAATCATTGTTCGTCCAATTGCACGTTGGAAATATGTGCTTGCGAGGTACTTAGGTGCCTTGATTTTTATAACTTTATATTCAACTGCAATATTCTTTAGCATCTACACTATCAACAAGACTTTAGGATTTTCAATTGATCACACGATATCACAAGTAGTTTTGGGATGGCTTTTGTTTGAATTAATTGCGATTGTCCTTTTGACAGTCACAATATTCTTTAGCACATCGTTTTCAACTCTTGCAACGGGAATACTTGTTGTACTTCTGTTTGGATTTGCAATGATAGGAGGTTTTTTGGAACAGATTGGCTATGCAATAGCAGATTTTTCAAAGGCATCAACAACACTTCAGACAATTGGTATTGTATCAAGCTTGATCTTGCCAACTGACAATATTTATCGTGAGATGGCAAATATTCTTTTTAAATCCAATTTGATTGACTTTTCGACCATTGACCCATTTGCGGGAATATCAAAAAATAGTATATACATGAGAATATATTGGTTTTTCTATGTATTTGCTTTAATGTATTTAACCATCAAAAGGTTTGACAAAAAGGACTTGACATAA
- a CDS encoding flavin reductase family protein, with amino-acid sequence MAHKMVKIEDLNFNPFTLIGKEWMLITAGNINSFNTMTASWGSLGYIWERPVAFCVIRPQRFTRKFVEENEFFTLSFLGREYRSTLEICGKYSGKDVNKVEMAKLTPKEDEEFKTVFFDEANLVLICKKIYFQDIIPENFLDKSIDNFYTAKDYHRMFIGEIVKVLKREE; translated from the coding sequence ATGGCACACAAAATGGTCAAAATTGAAGACCTCAATTTTAATCCCTTTACTCTAATTGGAAAAGAGTGGATGCTCATTACAGCAGGGAACATCAACTCATTTAACACAATGACTGCAAGCTGGGGAAGCCTCGGCTATATTTGGGAAAGGCCTGTTGCCTTTTGTGTAATAAGACCCCAGAGGTTTACAAGAAAGTTTGTTGAAGAAAATGAATTCTTTACACTTTCGTTTCTCGGTAGGGAGTATAGGTCAACTCTTGAAATCTGCGGCAAATACTCTGGCAAAGATGTTAATAAGGTTGAGATGGCAAAGCTCACCCCCAAAGAAGATGAAGAGTTCAAAACAGTGTTTTTCGATGAGGCTAACCTTGTTTTGATTTGCAAAAAGATTTATTTTCAAGATATAATCCCTGAGAATTTCCTGGACAAAAGCATTGACAATTTTTACACTGCAAAAGATTATCATAGAATGTTTATTGGGGAGATTGTTAAAGTGCTAAAGAGGGAGGAGTAA
- a CDS encoding copper chaperone Copz family protein: MDCCTLSNFSCCESSYIETPSQTCPICKHQGILVKNFTVKHIVLNEYLPQIGINDYFLCTNPECDVGYYQGENVFYKQQLKVPIWLKKDANPKYVCYCGKVTEEDIMDAVLKKGAKTLSEACKITGAMKDCKCEINNPTGKCCADIVKEAFEKAIIIRKETKDCLN; this comes from the coding sequence ATGGACTGTTGCACACTTTCTAACTTCTCATGCTGTGAAAGCAGCTACATTGAAACTCCCTCTCAAACCTGTCCTATTTGCAAACACCAAGGAATACTCGTTAAGAATTTCACTGTAAAGCATATTGTTTTAAATGAGTATTTGCCTCAAATAGGAATTAATGACTATTTCTTATGCACAAACCCAGAGTGTGATGTAGGATATTACCAAGGCGAAAATGTCTTTTACAAGCAGCAGCTAAAGGTACCAATCTGGCTTAAAAAAGATGCAAATCCCAAGTATGTATGCTATTGTGGAAAGGTTACAGAAGAAGATATAATGGATGCGGTTTTGAAAAAAGGTGCAAAAACTCTCAGTGAAGCATGTAAAATCACAGGTGCAATGAAAGATTGCAAATGTGAGATAAACAATCCAACTGGAAAGTGCTGTGCAGATATTGTAAAAGAGGCATTTGAAAAGGCTATAATAATTAGAAAAGAAACCAAGGACTGCCTGAACTGA
- a CDS encoding sigma-70 family RNA polymerase sigma factor: protein MFIILENEKQGGFESLDFEQIYSKYYQKVLNYLTFMLKTSKEAEDIAQEVFYKLIKNPPREDNIQGWLITVAKNLAINYLKSQKRTTFGEKYLLLSKAPEDDIEILQVKMTLEKLPEEQRDLLILKYSGYTYEEIAKIMNINPNSVGTMIARAQRKFRKIYEEGEGE from the coding sequence TTGTTTATAATATTAGAAAACGAAAAACAAGGGGGTTTTGAGTCGCTGGACTTCGAGCAGATTTACTCTAAATACTATCAAAAGGTGCTAAATTATCTGACATTTATGTTGAAAACTTCAAAAGAGGCGGAAGACATTGCACAGGAAGTTTTCTACAAGCTTATTAAAAATCCCCCTCGCGAGGATAATATTCAAGGATGGCTTATTACTGTTGCAAAAAATCTTGCAATAAACTACTTAAAATCGCAAAAAAGAACTACTTTCGGAGAAAAGTATCTGCTTCTTTCTAAAGCCCCAGAAGATGATATTGAAATACTTCAAGTCAAAATGACACTTGAAAAGCTTCCTGAGGAACAAAGAGACCTGCTAATTTTGAAATACTCTGGATATACATATGAAGAGATAGCAAAGATTATGAATATAAACCCGAATTCTGTTGGCACTATGATTGCAAGAGCTCAAAGGAAGTTCAGAAAAATATATGAAGAGGGGGAAGGAGAGTGA
- a CDS encoding glycoside hydrolase family 28 protein — protein sequence MRIIVTDFGAKPDGVSFSTEAIQKAIDTCFENGGGVVVIPAGIYLSRPIRLKSNVTLYLEEGAVIKATNNIEDFYQIGYYHNEWGEVTSFLSAMNEKNIAVEGKGTIDLSGSSFMDFSRAFNQFEELSQLDKEQFEETECKPIYRPNQPIFFYNCENISLSGISIIDSPCWTVCIHSSKYIKAHNIRIINNLRVPNSDGIHLCSCENVIITDSFFTCGDDCVAISGITNWDKPCENIIVSNCIMQTRSAAVRMGHLDSKVKNVVASNLIILNSNRGIAIFANGKNGYVKSVTISNVIMTTKIFAGTWWGKGEPIVIASPEEGNFIEDISISNVKAYSENGILIYGKDNNIRNISLKNIDIYLSFGKNRSLFGKRIDILPSQCPPFPDYMNKIPWIFAKDVLNLKLQDINYGYNLQSLKTDFDIEGIFQNVNNSFFSGIRKVAT from the coding sequence TTGAGAATAATTGTAACTGACTTTGGAGCAAAACCAGATGGTGTAAGTTTCAGTACAGAGGCAATACAAAAGGCAATTGACACTTGTTTCGAAAATGGTGGTGGAGTTGTAGTTATACCTGCTGGAATTTATTTGAGCCGCCCTATAAGGTTAAAATCTAATGTAACCCTATATTTAGAAGAAGGTGCTGTAATCAAAGCAACCAACAATATTGAAGATTTCTACCAAATTGGTTATTACCACAACGAATGGGGAGAGGTTACTTCCTTTTTATCTGCGATGAACGAAAAGAACATAGCAGTTGAGGGAAAAGGTACAATTGACCTTTCTGGAAGCAGTTTTATGGATTTTTCAAGAGCATTTAATCAGTTTGAAGAGCTATCTCAACTTGACAAAGAGCAGTTTGAAGAGACAGAATGTAAGCCAATTTACAGACCAAATCAGCCCATATTCTTCTATAACTGCGAAAATATTAGCCTGAGCGGTATTTCAATTATCGACTCACCTTGCTGGACAGTGTGCATCCACTCATCAAAATACATCAAGGCGCACAACATAAGGATTATAAACAATCTCAGAGTCCCAAACAGCGATGGTATACATCTTTGCTCATGCGAAAATGTAATAATCACAGATAGCTTCTTTACTTGCGGTGATGACTGTGTTGCTATATCTGGCATTACAAACTGGGACAAACCATGTGAAAATATAATTGTGTCAAACTGCATAATGCAAACACGCTCAGCAGCTGTGAGAATGGGACATTTAGATAGCAAAGTAAAGAATGTGGTTGCTTCTAATCTTATCATCCTTAATTCAAACAGAGGAATTGCAATATTTGCAAACGGCAAAAATGGGTATGTCAAATCAGTTACAATTTCAAATGTTATTATGACAACAAAAATATTTGCTGGTACATGGTGGGGAAAGGGTGAACCAATTGTAATTGCTTCCCCTGAAGAAGGTAATTTTATTGAAGATATCTCTATTTCCAATGTAAAAGCTTATTCGGAAAATGGGATTTTAATCTATGGCAAAGATAATAATATCCGAAATATTTCGCTTAAAAATATTGATATATACCTCAGCTTTGGCAAAAACAGGTCACTTTTTGGCAAAAGAATTGATATTCTCCCAAGTCAATGTCCACCTTTCCCTGATTACATGAATAAAATTCCATGGATTTTTGCAAAAGATGTTTTGAATCTTAAACTTCAAGATATAAACTATGGATACAATTTACAAAGCTTAAAAACTGATTTTGACATAGAGGGAATTTTTCAAAATGTAAATAACTCTTTCTTTTCTGGTATTAGAAAAGTAGCTACTTAA